A genomic region of Arachis stenosperma cultivar V10309 chromosome 9, arast.V10309.gnm1.PFL2, whole genome shotgun sequence contains the following coding sequences:
- the LOC130951962 gene encoding PRA1 family protein F3-like — protein sequence MTTYGTIPTTSSSPPSTPNLVYISRVKNKVRAGLGTRQPWKTMLDPRSFGIPITLSQAMSRVRINVPYFRVNYAMVALLILFLSLLWHPISLIVFLLLMALWLFLYFLRDQPLLLYGHVIDDRIIVVVMTIFTLAVLLLTDATVNILVAVAVGVVVVVAHAVFRKTEDLFLDEEVTGLVHNGGAAA from the coding sequence ATGACAACCTATGGCACAATCCCAACAACTTCGTCATCACCACCTTCAACCCCAAACCTCGTTTACATCTCGCGTGTCAAGAACAAGGTCAGGGCAGGCCTAGGAACTCGTCAGCCATGGAAGACCATGTTGGATCCACGATCCTTTGGAATCCCCATCACTCTATCTCAAGCAATGTCTCGTGTTCGAATCAACGTCCCTTACTTTCGCGTGAACTATGCCATGGTGGCACTTCTAATCTTATTCCTTAGTCTTTTGTGGCACCCCATTTCATTAATTGTTTTCCTTCTCTTAATGGCTCTGTGGCTCTTCCTCTATTTTCTTCGTGACCAACCACTTTTACTTTATGGTCACGTCATTGACGACCGCATTATAGTGGTCGTCATGACTATATTCACCTTGGCAGTACTGTTGTTAACAGATGCCACGGTGAATATATTGGTGGCGGTTGCCGTGGGAGTGGTGGTTGTGGTGGCCCACGCTGTGTTTCGAAAGACTGAGGATCTGTTCTTGGATGAAGAAGTTACTGGGCTAGTTCACAATGGTGGTGCTGCAGCTTAG